A portion of the Rhodopseudomonas sp. BAL398 genome contains these proteins:
- a CDS encoding SPFH domain-containing protein has product MTGFDIFTITLVVLVILTLFAGVKTVPQGYDWTVERFGRFTRSLSPGLNLIIPYFDRVGRKVNMMEQVINIPEQEVITKDNATVTVDGVAFYQVFDAAKASYEVSDLTQAIVVLTMTNIRSVMGAMDLDQVLSHRDEINERLLRVVDAAVSPWGLKVNRIEIKDIVPPADLVEAMGRQMKAERVKRADILQAEGQRQSEILRAEGAKQGQILQAEGRREAAFRDAEARERSAEAEARATQMVSEAIAKGDVAALNYFIADKYIKAFGQIADSPNQKIIMLPIEAMNVLGSLAGIGEIAKATFGESVASAQAAARRGSVPTTGPNPTTPQR; this is encoded by the coding sequence TTGACCGGCTTCGATATCTTCACCATTACGCTCGTCGTCCTCGTCATTCTCACGCTGTTCGCCGGGGTCAAGACCGTCCCGCAGGGCTATGATTGGACGGTCGAACGCTTCGGCCGGTTCACCCGCTCGCTGTCGCCCGGGCTCAATCTGATCATCCCCTATTTCGATCGGGTCGGCCGCAAGGTGAATATGATGGAGCAGGTGATCAACATTCCCGAGCAGGAGGTGATCACCAAGGACAACGCCACCGTCACGGTCGACGGCGTCGCGTTCTATCAGGTGTTCGACGCGGCGAAAGCCAGCTACGAGGTCTCCGACCTGACCCAGGCGATCGTGGTACTGACCATGACCAATATCCGCTCGGTGATGGGCGCGATGGACCTCGATCAGGTGCTGTCGCATCGCGACGAGATCAATGAACGGCTGCTGCGCGTGGTCGATGCCGCGGTGTCGCCCTGGGGCCTCAAGGTCAACCGCATCGAGATCAAGGACATTGTGCCGCCGGCCGATCTGGTCGAGGCGATGGGCCGGCAGATGAAGGCCGAGCGCGTCAAGCGCGCCGACATCCTGCAGGCCGAGGGCCAGCGGCAATCCGAGATCCTGCGCGCCGAAGGTGCCAAGCAGGGCCAGATCCTGCAGGCCGAGGGCCGCCGCGAGGCCGCGTTCCGCGACGCCGAGGCCCGCGAGCGCTCCGCCGAGGCCGAGGCCCGCGCCACCCAGATGGTCTCCGAGGCGATCGCCAAGGGCGACGTCGCCGCTCTGAACTACTTCATCGCCGACAAATACATCAAGGCGTTCGGCCAGATCGCCGATTCGCCGAACCAGAAGATCATCATGTTGCCGATCGAGGCGATGAACGTGCTCGGTTCGCTGGCCGGGATCGGCGAGATCGCCAAGGCCACCTTCGGAGAAAGCGTCGCCTCGGCGCAGGCCGCGGCGCGCCGCGGCTCGGTGCCGACCACCGGCCCCAATCCGACCACGCCACAACGCTGA